The Amyelois transitella isolate CPQ chromosome 20, ilAmyTran1.1, whole genome shotgun sequence genome has a segment encoding these proteins:
- the LOC106131581 gene encoding larval cuticle protein A2B has protein sequence MASKLVIISCLVAVARASVTPVAAPLAAAPVVAAAPLAARLEEFDPLPQYRFGYNVADALTGDYKSQQESRDGDLVQGSYSLVDPDGTRRTVDYAADSVNGFNAVVRKEPLVAAAPAVVAEPAVVPARLAAAPVAAVAPARYTAAVAAPYAAYAAAPVAAAYTAPVARFSAPIVSPYARFTAAPLAYNYAAAAAPVVAV, from the exons ATGGCGTCTAAG TTGGTAATTATCTCCTGTCTGGTGGCCGTCGCGCGTGCCAGTGTGACGCCAGTAGCTGCTCCCTTGGCTGCGGCGCCAGTCGTAGCAGCGGCACCGTTGGCAGCTAGGCTTGAAGAATTTGATCCCCTTCCACAATATCGATTCGGATATAACGTAGCTGATGCCCTCACAGGCGATTATAAGAGTCAACAAGAGTCACGTGACGGTGATTTAGTCCAGGGTTCATACTCCCTAGTCGACCCTGATGGCACGCGACGCACGGTGGATTATGCGGCTGATTCTGTGAATGGTTTCAATGCTGTTGTGCGTAAAGAGCCACTGGTAGCGGCTGCCCCTGCTGTGGTGGCCGAGCCAGCAGTCGTGCCGGCAAGGTTGGCGGCCGCACCAGTAGCAGCCGTAGCCCCGGCGAGGTACACCGCTGCGGTGGCTGCGCCCTACGCTGCTTACGCCGCAGCCCCAGTCGCCGCCGCTTACACCGCTCCAGTGGCAAGGTTCTCCGCCCCCATTGTGTCCCCGTACGCCAGGTTTACTGCAGCGCCATTAGCGTATAACTACGCTGCAGCAGCTGCGCCGGTTGTAGCTGTATAA
- the LOC106131580 gene encoding outer dynein arm-docking complex subunit 4-like, which produces MANLQMEEKQLYGALTVYRERGAYLRRLEQFEKAKDSYDEAFKSTPDDVRTLTGRSQVCADAVQPMQAYADADMALKLQPGNMNARNMQARAMYTMSDFERSVVMNFRGVRARRQPPYFIEGINQGVETIQDCIGENAGNVMLDFLPLIKQVEAARTDENEPQKILHVSRIPQPLRKKKLTQMEARKHLTLARVLAMKYLGPMAYDKFFLQELTEDKRIHSANAGGSLELKALVKEALRSLTERQEMLRSQRPYYTVKLAEKAESKYQNKYKEAILIKEREIGARTSERLLKQIEKCLRENRIMDLIAQAERMQIFLDGKTPRTLPDKEVYTDRLYRAVGEGYLAQHRLSYTLSERGNRRRIAFLMGLPVGRPTSFDSVMANYPYKFIDIKQATEKVMLTLEMCENSTMKCWLQYELARLLCTQKNYALAKFYAKRCQREAQELGNTTWWLNGCFVLMSGDMQQGNANEVRIQVEEAYEWSKKMQDPERVQAFLAKCAEMAAETVASDERKAIVQREKQIVAVLDDTLKVETEVLFKRMSTVPAGRRFAVLPRKPEPGQDKVERRKRRQRGLTIIPGQEKALPAPPKSKVLGFQLFDI; this is translated from the coding sequence atggcAAACCTTCAAATGGAAGAAAAACAACTTTACGGTGCACTGACAGTGTATCGTGAACGTGGAGCATATCTCAGGAGGCTTGAACAATTTGAGAAGGCGAAGGATTCTTATGATGAGGCCTTCAAGAGCACTCCAGACGATGTCCGTACACTCACTGGACGCAGTCAAGTGTGTGCCGATGCTGTGCAGCCGATGCAAGCGTATGCAGATGCGGACATGGCGCTCAAACTGCAGCCCGGCAATATGAACGCTCGCAACATGCAGGCCCGAGCTATGTATACTATGTCCGACTTCGAAAGATCGGTCGTCATGAACTTTCGCGGTGTTAGGGCTCGCCGACAACCACCTTACTTCATCGAAGGCATCAATCAAGGCGTAGAAACAATTCAAGACTGCATTGGAGAAAACGCTGGAAATGTGATGTTAGATTTTTTACCATTAATCAAACAAGTTGAAGCTGCACGAACCGATGAAAACGAACCTCAGAAGATTTTGCATGTGTCTCGAATACCGCAGCCGTTacgtaaaaagaaattgacgcAAATGGAAGCCCGGAAACATTTGACTTTAGCTAGAGTTCTAGCAATGAAGTATCTCGGACCTATGGCTTACGATAAGTTTTTTCTTCAAGAATTAACTGAAGATAAGCGTATACATTCAGCTAATGCAGGAGGTAGTTTAGAATTGAAAGCATTAGTAAAAGAAGCTCTTCGTTCTCTTACTGAGCGACAAGAAATGTTGCGTTCTCAGAGACCTTATTACACTGTTAAATTAGCAGAAAAAGCAGAATCCAAgtaccaaaataaatataaagaagcTATTCTTATTAAAGAACGTGAGATTGGCGCACGTACCTCTGAACGTCTATTGAAGCAGATTGAGAAATGTCTGCGCGAAAACCGTATTATGGACTTAATTGCTCAAGCAGAACGCATGCAAATATTCCTAGACGGCAAAACACCCCGAACATTGCCTGATAAGGAAGTGTACACAGATCGATTATATCGAGCTGTCGGAGAAGGATACTTGGCACAACATCGTTTGTCCTACACTCTCAGTGAGCGTGGAAATCGTCGTCGTATTGCATTCCTCATGGGACTCCCTGTCGGTCGTCCTACTTCCTTCGATTCAGTTATGGCAAATTAtccatataaatttattgatatcaAGCAGGCTACTGAAAAGGTTATGCTTACACTTGAAATGTGCGAGAATTCTACTATGAAATGTTGGTTGCAGTATGAACTCGCGCGTcttttatgtacacaaaagaATTACGCGCTGGCTAAATTCTATGCCAAAAGATGTCAACGTGAAGCTCAGGAGTTGGGTAATACGACATGGTGGCTAAACGGGTGTTTCGTTTTAATGAGCGGTGATATGCAGCAAGGTAATGCAAACGAAGTGCGCATTCAGGTTGAAGAGGCTTACGAATGGTCAAAGAAGATGCAAGATCCAGAACGTGTACAGGCGTTCCTCGCCAAATGTGCGGAAATGGCAGCAGAGACGGTGGCGTCAGACGAACGCAAGGCTATAGTGCAGCGGGAAAAGCAAATTGTGGCTGTGTTGGATGACACTCTAAAGGTGGAGACTGAAGTTCTATTCAAGCGGATGTCGACGGTGCCTGCAGGGCGGCGGTTCGCGGTTCTGCCGCGGAAGCCGGAGCCGGGCCAAGACAAGGTGGAGCGGCGTAAGAGGCGCCAGCGTGGTCTCACAATCATTCCTGGGCAAGAGAAAGCTTTGCCAGCCCCTCCCAAGTCGAAGGTTTTGGGCTTCcaattatttgatatttaa